CTCACCCCCACGTGCGTGGGGAGGACACCTCATGGCCGTACCGCAGGAGACTCCGCAGCGGCTCACCCCCACGTGCGTGGGGAGGACGTGAACCGCACGGCCCGGTCGTCGAGGTACGCCGGCTCACCCCCACGTGCGTGGGGAGGACCTGGACGCTGGCGGGCAGCCGATGCCTGCGGACGGCTCACCCCCACGTGCGTGGGGAGGACCTGGACGCTGGCGGGCAGCCGATGCCTGCGGACGGCTCACCCCCACGTGCGTGGGGAGGACGGGGTGGGCTGCCGGCGGTCGGTGTCCTGGGGCGGCTCACCCCCACGTGCGTGGGGAGGACCCAGAGGGGTGACAGGTGCTCCTTAAGAACTCCGGCTCACCCCCACGTGCGTGGGGAGGACCGCGGACATCGGCAGCCTCGACGGCATGACCGCGGCTCACCCCCACGTGCGTGGGGAGGACGCCAGCGCGGCCTCCACCATGGAGGGGCCGTGCGGCTCACCCCCACGTGCGTGGGGAGGACCGGTTCCTCGGGATCGTCGCAGGTCACAACATCGGCTCACCCCCACGTGCGTGGGGAGGACTGCTCCACCGGCTCACCGAGCCACGTCATCGGCGGCTCACCCCCACGTGCGTGGGGAGGACGCCCCTGACCTGCGGTTCCGGCTAGCCTGTGCCGGCTCACCCCCACGTGCGTGGGGAGGACGGCACGCGATGGAGGTCGAGCAGGAGCAGGGCGGCTCACCCCCACGTGCGTGGGGAGGACCTCGAGCGTCGGAGCGAGTTCGATCCGAAATCCGGCTCACCCCCACGTGCGTGGGGAGGACGCGGCCTCATCGTTGGCGCGCTCGGCGTGTTTCGGCTCACCCCCACGTGCGTGGGGAGGACAGGAGGACGACCCCGGCCAGGAGGCGGAGATCCGGCTCACCCCCACGTGCGTGGGGAGGACCTCGGCATGCCGACGCCCACCCCGTTCGGGGACGGCTCACCCCCACGTGCGTGGGGAGGACGCGGGGATGCCGGGCTGGGCGACGAGCGGCCACGGCTCACCCCCACGTGCGTGGGGAGGACGGATCGGAGTTCCTCGACGACGACTTCCGCGCCGGCTCACCCCCACGTGCGTGGGGAGGACCGGCCTGCTCGGCTCTTGCCTGCGTTGGCGATCGGCTCACCCCCACGTGCGTGGGGAGGACCGGCCTGCTCGGCTCTTGCCTGCGTTGGCGATCGGCTCACCCCCACGTGCGTGGGGAGGACTCCCGAAGTCGGAGGCGACCTGCGCCAGCAGCGGCTCACCCCCACGTGCGTGGGGAGGACGGATCATGCCCACCCAACGCCTCCCAGAGGGCCGGCTCACCCCCACGTGCGTGGGGAGGACCTCGCCTACCGGGCCGTGATCCCGGCAAAGGGCGGCTCACCCCCACGTGCGTGGGGAGGACACTTCCCGACCTGCTATTTCACAATCGCACTTGAGGTTCCCGACGCATGGCCCTCCGCCTCGATGGCGGCGAATTTGATCAGCTGTAGACCGTCGAAATCGACGACATGCCGACGGCGCTGCCCGGCGGTGCGGATAGCGAACCCTTGCTCAGTGTCGGCCGGGTGGATCAGCACGGCCACTCCGTCACCCACGCTCGCGCTGACGGCCGACCATAGTTCGTCTCGCACCCGGGCGGAGACGGTACCCACATAGAGACCGGGGGTGGGCTCTATAAGCCAGCGTGACAGCGCACCGCCGACGTGATCGGGGATCGCTGTCGTTGAGATGACAACCATGGAGGCCATGGGTGCTACTCCAGGTCCCTGGTGTCGAACTCGGAGATGCTAACGGAGGCCGCCTCGAATCCGTAGTTGACGCCTGCGGGGAGCGGGCCCGCTTGCGGGTCCCACAGGTGCACGAGGTCAGATGCTCGATCTGCGGTCGGAGAGCTGTCGCCGGACGAATCGAACAAGGACTGTACGTCGGCGACTATCTGCGGCATGAGCTTGAAGGCTCGGAAATCCTCGCGTAGGCGCCGTCTTGCTTCTCTTTCCGGGTCTGTGGAGGCATGCAGGGAGAAGGCGAGGGGGACGGTGATGCGTGCCTTGTAAAGATCGGCGACGTCATAAACGAAGGCCATCTGCGTCCCGCTGTGCACGAATCCGAGAGCGGGAGAACAACCGAGCGCCAAAACCGCAGCGTGTATGACCCCGTACATGCAGGCATTGGCCGCCGAGAGCGCCTTATTGACGGGGTCCTGGTCGTCCCAGGCGTCCGGGTCGTAGTTACGTTTGAAGCGCTTGACACCATACTTGGTCGCCAGCAGCCGGTAGAGAGCCTTGACCCGCTGCCCCTCGAAGCCGCGCAGCTGCGGGAGAGTCGCACCGGCCGGGGCCGAGGAGGCGCCGAATCTCATCTCATACATCCGCGTTGCTACCTGCAGCCGGCTGTCGTCGGACGCCCAGGCGCGCACCTGCTCCTCCAGCCAGGCCGTGGTAAGTGAAGCGGGCAGAACACCGGCGTAGCTGCGAACTCCACCCGCGCCCACGCAGACAATTGAGGTGCCGTGGCGAGCGAAGGTGGCCATGGCCGGTTGTGTGATGGAGGTACCCGGTCCGAGCAGGACACATGCCAGAGCGGCGGTCGGGATGTAGACCCTGTCGGTACCGTTGGGCGATTCCACCTGCGCGCAGACGCCAGTGTCGTCCTGCACGATGCGAACGGCCTCGGTGTAGAGGAACGACAGGGAGTCCGCGACCCTAGGGAGCATCGCCAGTGTGGGGGCGGCGAGCTTACGCCGTGCCGAGGTCGTCATCCCGTCGCCAGGGCGAGGCTCAGTAGTCCGCAGCCGTAGGACTTGCCTCGTCCGATGCCGGTGAGCACCGCTGTTCGGACGAGTTCGGGGTCGGTCACGACCGCGGACCCGTCGAAGCGGACTACAGCATGTCGGATGCCCCCCTTGGCGCGGACGTCACGCTGGGATTGAGAGGAGATTGTCACAACGGACAGGCCGTTGCCCGCGGCACGCTCCGCCCACCACTGCTCGGCGGCCGCTCCGCGAAGGGCCTCGATCTTTCCTGCCTTCGGGCCCGCGCTTTTTCCCAACCGCTTGGAAGGGTTGGCAGCGATGCGGTAGTGCACCACGCTCCCTTTCTGCAAGCGGTCGAGGAGGCCGTCCAACTGTCTGGTCGCCGCCTCCCCGTACCCGTCGGGAAGGCGGGACAGATGAGGCTCCATCTGGGTCTGGACCAGGATCTGCACGCCGGTTCGGGTGTCTTCCACCCGGAACAGCACGCCGGCTTGGGCGCGGGGGTCGGCTCCCAGGTCGTCGGGGACAAGGCTCATCACTCGTTTATGAAGCTGGTTGGGGTCGGCCATGTCCTTGGTGACGTCGCGCCGCCGCAGGTCGGGCAGGATACGGATCAGCCAGGCGGTCACTTCCCCTCCTTGACGTACTTGGCCAGGCTTTCCCAGAACTCCGAACCGGCCAGGCACAGCCGTCGGGGGATCGGATGCGCGGCGATGCTGACGGTGCGGGTGCGGTAGCGGCGGTCGAACCGGTTGAAGCTCTCGGGCACGTCCGCCAGTTCGGTGACCGCCTCGGCCTGATCGGCCAGGCCCTCGGTAACGAATTCGACGCTGAGGTTCTCGCCCTCCCTGAGACGTCGGGGCAGGGGAACCCTCTGGTGTAGGTCGGCAACGGGGTCGTCCACGTTGTCACGGAGCAGCAGCGGCTGGTCCGGAGGGCAGGAACGGCGGCCGAGGTAGGGGTGCCAGTGCGGGCGGCGCAACGCCTCAGCGAGCTCGGAGATGCGATGCGCCGTTCCCTCTACTGCGACGGTGAAGACCGCGTCGGCCAAGTACTGACGCCGGGTAACCATGGTGGCGGTCTCCTGGCTACGTTGCTTGCCTTCTGCTGTCGGCACGCCGCGTTCCCTGCCGCCGCCGATCGTGTGGAAATCGACCATTCGCACACCGGGCCTGTCGATGCGGACGGTGAAGCGCAGCCCGTCGAAGTCGTGCAGGGGCTGGCCGCGCCGGACACCCTGCGCCGCGGCGAGGAGGCCGATCAGGCCGGATCGCGTGGGGAAGCGCAAGGTGTCGCGATTGCTGAAGACGCTGTGCTCGCCCCAGGACTGGAGGGGGGCCGCCAGACGAAGGACGAGACCGGTCACGCCGGGCTCCGGGTAGCGGCGACGCTGTCGTTGATGAGCTCACCGAAGGAGTCGTAGGCCTCGCCGAGCCCGGTCAAGGGCTTGTCCTCGATGGAGGCGTAGCCGTGCCGTACGACGCCGGAGGTCCCCCACAGGCGCTCGAGGCGCTCGGCGTAGTGCGACAGCTGGCGGCGGGAGGGCACGGCGAGCCCGTTCTCGGGGCGGACGGGAGCTTCGAAGGCAGCGGCGAAGGAGACCGGGCGGTCGCTTCGCACGGCGATGTGCACCAGGTCGGGAAGGGTGTTGGCGGCGGAGGAGGTCTGCTTGCCGGTAGGCAGGGAGGAGACGAACGCGCGGAGAAACTCGCCGGTCAGGTCGCTGGCCATCTGGCCGTCGCCGCCAAGGTTGTCGCGAAGGCCGGCGAGGTCGACGCTGGCGTAACGGTAGAAGACGCCCGCGCTGAACTCGGCGCTGTTCATGTGGCCGCTGCCGACGGCGTCTTCGGGAAGGCAATCGTCGACGGCGGTGAAGAAGTCGATCTCGGGGGCCACCTCGTGGGTGGTGAAGGCGTGGGCGACCTGGACGACTCCGTCTACTCCCGCACCTGGGAGCTCGGCGAGCATGCGGCCGAACAAGTTGATGACGCCGTTACGTTCCGACAGCAGCGCGGCGACCTGGTCGGAGGGCAGCACACCCTTGGCGCCCTTCTTGCCGACGGTCGCCTCGATGGCCTCGCGGTGGGCATCGGCCAGGTCGGCGAGCGCGTCGAGGGCGGCTGTGGGCAGGTACAACAGCACCGACGTGAGGCCCTTGTCCAGCTTGAGTCCGCTCTTGCCGGCGTCTGCGGCGATCTGCGCGCCTGCGGCCGCGGCGGCCTCCTGCGACCAGCCGCGTGCCAAAAGCCGGTCAGCCACCTCTGCGGGTACGCGACGGGTGCGGACGGCGGGGTCGCTGATGGCACGCTCCACTTCAAGCCGTACGGCGCGCTTCCAGCACTGGCTGGACACCCGGGTCCGCGTGACTCCGCCGTACACGAGGCTCTTGGGCGAGCCGAGGTCGTCACGGTTGAGGTTCGCAAACGGCACGGTCTGGAGCACATGCACGTCGAGGTATCGGGGGGTAGTCATTTTTCCTCGCTCTCCTTGCTGGTCACATCGTCCGTGTTCTGGTTCATCGCTCGGTAGAACTGCTGCAGCCACGCCTTAACGACCCAGTCGCGCCGGTCTGCCCAGCGGCTCAGGTCGATCAGGAGTTTGGCCAGGTCCAGCCGGACCTCGCGGGCGTGCAACTGACGGATCAGTCCGGGCAGCTGACGGTGAAGCCCGGCGAGGTCCTGGCGACACAGCAGGTGCAGGCGCGCCTCGATGCTGTCGGCGTTCACCTTGCCCTCGCGTACGGCCACGCCGAGCGTCCGCCCGAGGTTGTCCCGCTTGTGCTGCCCCTCGTCAGGTACGACTTCGGCACTCGGCGGCTCATCGTCTTGCCGCCGGTCGCGGTCGGCCGGTCGGGCCGCGACCAGGGCGGCGACGGTGTAGTAGGCGCTTTCGACCGCTGCCCGCACATTCCTGCCGGGCAGGTCTTCGTTCTGAGGCAGCCACGGGGCGACGACCGCGTGGGCTCGGCGGACGCCGATATCGTGGACGGGTTTGCCAAGGCTACGGCGCAACGCCGCGCGCCGCCCCGGGTCGACCTTGGTCACCTTGCTCAGGTAGCTGACATAGCTATCGGCCGTTTGAAGGGAAGGGATGCCGTTCATGCGCTCTCCTTTGCGGGGCCGGCACCGGGGGCGGTTGCGTGGGCGGCGAAGATGTAGCCGCGCTTCAACTCGATCGCGCGCTTGGCTCTCGGCAGAGTGCCGGCGCTGTCGGTGACCTCGTCGTACACGTCCAGCGCTAGGTGAACGAACTCCTCAGCCGCGCCGTGAAGGTCACGACGCCGGATGCGACCCCAGAAGATGGCTTCGGCCCTGCCCCAGTAGCGGTGCGCGGCCTGGGCGGGCCAAGGACCGGCGGAGATGTCCTTGCGTTGGGGCATTCCAACGCCATTGGACGGGTCGTTGATCGCTATCCACGCGTTCCGCAGCGCCCGCTCCAGGTGCCGTTCCACGCGCTCGGCCGTCTGCCGCATCTCGCTGATCGCATAAGCGAGACGGGAGTCGGCCGCGGTGGTCAAAACCGCCGGGGTGACGGCTACAGTCCACTCCTTGTCCCTGGTCTGGCCATCTTGCTCGAAGCCGTAGGCCCGGACCCGCAGAGTCTCCAGTACGCTGCCCGGCAACTCCTCGGCGTCCCGCAGGACGAGGGGCCGGCGCCGGTGCTCATCGCCGACATCATCGAGGATCAGAGAGTCGAAGTCCCGCCACAGCGCCCGGTTCGCGTCCGCCTGCCTGGCGTAGAACTCGCCGGTCTGCTTGCTCTGCTGGTAGACGAGGTAGGGGTCCTTGTCGGGGAAGTCCCGGTTACGCCAGGCCCAGGTGATCCACGCGTCGACGACGCTGTTCCCGTCGTCGGACGGCTTGAGGAGCACCGCGTGCTGGAACCGGCCTGTCAGCACCCCGGCGATGCCCGAGAGACGGGCCGGAACGCCGAGCGAGTGGGGAAGTTCGTCGGCCTCCCAGGGAGCGGTGTCCGCTCCGCCGTGGTCGTACTCGGCGGGGAAGGGGATGCCGGCGATCAGCGACTCGAAGACCGTCCGGCCGAGCGGGTGGAACGAGATCGAGCTGCGCAGCGGGCCCGCCTTGCTGTTGGCCTCAGCCTTGCCTGCGACCGTACGGGAGGTGCACCGCCCAGAAGGGCCGTAGTAAAGCTGTGCTAGGAGATGCCAGACCGCCTGCTCCGCAGGAACCGGAACGGCCACCAGATCGGTGAAGTGGCTGAACCAGACCTGGTTATTGCCCGCAGGCCTGGTCAGTAGCAGCTTATTGATGCCGGAGCTCTTCGCGCACTCGGTTCGCAGCCGCGGATCCTGCATCCAGGGGCGCTCGGCATCGAACAAGTCGAAGCGCGTCGCGTACCGCCTGAAGTACTCCTCCACGCGCGCCTGGTCAAAGCACCCGGCTTCAAGCAGATCCTCCCGTCGCTCGTACCACTCCTCGACACCCAGCTCGATGTCGTCCAAACCGGTCACCCTGGCAGCGATGACCGCAAGCACTCGCCACAGGCCCGCCGCGCCGGGCGACAGCATGCTCTCGATGTCGGTCAGCTCGTGCGCACGGGCGAAGAGCTCCCGCAGGCCGACCGTCCTTCGCCGGCCATCCTGCATGACCGGCAGCCAACTGCGGCTCAAAAGGTCATAGGGCATGCATCCTCCTTTCTGAACTCGTAAGTCACACCCCCACGGAAGTGGGGATCGATGATCGCAACAGCTGCGAGCGGTCGGCGCGTACTGGCACACCCCCACGGCGGTGGGGAAGGCGGCGTCAGCGCCACCACCAAATACTGATCAGGTGGCCGGCTCCCACCAGAGCCGTCCAGTGGGCCATCCGGGTGATGAACCTGGCGGCCCTCATCAGCGTGCGCCTGTCGATCGACAGATCCATCTGCACCCTGAGTGTGTTGGTCTCCGATCCTCTCGCTGCCATGAAAGGAAGGTACGAGCCGAACGCTCAAGCCGCAACCTTTGCTCTTCCTTTGTTCCTATTTATGTCCCAATTCTGCCTGCATTCACCACTTAGTCACGAATGAACGAAGACTTACCCTTCTGCGAGATCTGAGAGGCCGAGGTCATCGGACAACCGGATCGTCCTGTCCCCGAGTCGTCCGGGCTCGCCAAGTGCCGGAAACGTGACCAGTACGAGGTCACGGAGATGCGGATTGTCCCGCCAGGCCGTCGGCGCGTGGTTATCGTCCGGGAGATCCCGCAGCCACGTCCCCGGCACCGGAATCGTCTCCTGGACAATCCGCCGCACTTGGTGCCTGGTGAAACGCCCATCCCGTCCCTCGCCCGATTCGGGCAGCACCTCGCCTGGGGGCAGAAGGAGCGTGCCGTCCGTAGTCGGAGAGCAGCACACCACGCGCCCGGAGTCGGCACCCAGACGGGTGGAGAACTCATCGACGATCTCCCCTTGACTCAGATCGCTCAGGTCACGCAGGACGTGAGGCTCGGGAATCGCGGCCATGGAGGCGTACATGTCCTTGGTCTGCTCGTCGGCGATCCGCTCCAGATCCTCTTCCGTAATGGGGTCGGTCTGATCTGCGAAGTCCTCGTCGTAGACCTGGTCGATCAACTCCTGCACGTGCTCCGGAATCGCCACCGGCCGGCCTTCCAGGCGTCCGAGCGCATGGTGGGTGCGCCGAAGCAGGGACGCGGGGTAAACGAACGGCCAAGCCCTGGGGATGGTCAGCCCTCCTGTGCCATCGACGGGCGCAAGGACGACCAACCGCATCGAACTGGCCCAGGCGGGGCGGCGGGAGTCGTTCGTGGGGTGCCGGTGGCAGCGGCCGGCGCGCTGCAGCAGCAACGCTATCGGTGCCAGGTCGCTGATCACGATGTCGAAGTCGAGGTCGAGGGACTGCTCGATCACCTGAGTGGCCACCAGGATCGCCGTCCGCGGACGCCGGTCACCGGCCTCCTTGCCGAA
This Microbispora sp. ZYX-F-249 DNA region includes the following protein-coding sequences:
- the cas6e gene encoding type I-E CRISPR-associated protein Cas6/Cse3/CasE, with protein sequence MTAWLIRILPDLRRRDVTKDMADPNQLHKRVMSLVPDDLGADPRAQAGVLFRVEDTRTGVQILVQTQMEPHLSRLPDGYGEAATRQLDGLLDRLQKGSVVHYRIAANPSKRLGKSAGPKAGKIEALRGAAAEQWWAERAAGNGLSVVTISSQSQRDVRAKGGIRHAVVRFDGSAVVTDPELVRTAVLTGIGRGKSYGCGLLSLALATG
- the casB gene encoding type I-E CRISPR-associated protein Cse2/CasB; amino-acid sequence: MNGIPSLQTADSYVSYLSKVTKVDPGRRAALRRSLGKPVHDIGVRRAHAVVAPWLPQNEDLPGRNVRAAVESAYYTVAALVAARPADRDRRQDDEPPSAEVVPDEGQHKRDNLGRTLGVAVREGKVNADSIEARLHLLCRQDLAGLHRQLPGLIRQLHAREVRLDLAKLLIDLSRWADRRDWVVKAWLQQFYRAMNQNTDDVTSKESEEK
- the cas2e gene encoding type I-E CRISPR-associated endoribonuclease Cas2e, whose amino-acid sequence is MASMVVISTTAIPDHVGGALSRWLIEPTPGLYVGTVSARVRDELWSAVSASVGDGVAVLIHPADTEQGFAIRTAGQRRRHVVDFDGLQLIKFAAIEAEGHASGTSSAIVK
- the cas1e gene encoding type I-E CRISPR-associated endonuclease Cas1e, translating into MTTSARRKLAAPTLAMLPRVADSLSFLYTEAVRIVQDDTGVCAQVESPNGTDRVYIPTAALACVLLGPGTSITQPAMATFARHGTSIVCVGAGGVRSYAGVLPASLTTAWLEEQVRAWASDDSRLQVATRMYEMRFGASSAPAGATLPQLRGFEGQRVKALYRLLATKYGVKRFKRNYDPDAWDDQDPVNKALSAANACMYGVIHAAVLALGCSPALGFVHSGTQMAFVYDVADLYKARITVPLAFSLHASTDPEREARRRLREDFRAFKLMPQIVADVQSLFDSSGDSSPTADRASDLVHLWDPQAGPLPAGVNYGFEAASVSISEFDTRDLE
- the casA gene encoding type I-E CRISPR-associated protein Cse1/CasA, with protein sequence MPYDLLSRSWLPVMQDGRRRTVGLRELFARAHELTDIESMLSPGAAGLWRVLAVIAARVTGLDDIELGVEEWYERREDLLEAGCFDQARVEEYFRRYATRFDLFDAERPWMQDPRLRTECAKSSGINKLLLTRPAGNNQVWFSHFTDLVAVPVPAEQAVWHLLAQLYYGPSGRCTSRTVAGKAEANSKAGPLRSSISFHPLGRTVFESLIAGIPFPAEYDHGGADTAPWEADELPHSLGVPARLSGIAGVLTGRFQHAVLLKPSDDGNSVVDAWITWAWRNRDFPDKDPYLVYQQSKQTGEFYARQADANRALWRDFDSLILDDVGDEHRRRPLVLRDAEELPGSVLETLRVRAYGFEQDGQTRDKEWTVAVTPAVLTTAADSRLAYAISEMRQTAERVERHLERALRNAWIAINDPSNGVGMPQRKDISAGPWPAQAAHRYWGRAEAIFWGRIRRRDLHGAAEEFVHLALDVYDEVTDSAGTLPRAKRAIELKRGYIFAAHATAPGAGPAKESA
- the cas5e gene encoding type I-E CRISPR-associated protein Cas5/CasD yields the protein MTGLVLRLAAPLQSWGEHSVFSNRDTLRFPTRSGLIGLLAAAQGVRRGQPLHDFDGLRFTVRIDRPGVRMVDFHTIGGGRERGVPTAEGKQRSQETATMVTRRQYLADAVFTVAVEGTAHRISELAEALRRPHWHPYLGRRSCPPDQPLLLRDNVDDPVADLHQRVPLPRRLREGENLSVEFVTEGLADQAEAVTELADVPESFNRFDRRYRTRTVSIAAHPIPRRLCLAGSEFWESLAKYVKEGK
- the cas7e gene encoding type I-E CRISPR-associated protein Cas7/Cse4/CasC, with the protein product MTTPRYLDVHVLQTVPFANLNRDDLGSPKSLVYGGVTRTRVSSQCWKRAVRLEVERAISDPAVRTRRVPAEVADRLLARGWSQEAAAAAGAQIAADAGKSGLKLDKGLTSVLLYLPTAALDALADLADAHREAIEATVGKKGAKGVLPSDQVAALLSERNGVINLFGRMLAELPGAGVDGVVQVAHAFTTHEVAPEIDFFTAVDDCLPEDAVGSGHMNSAEFSAGVFYRYASVDLAGLRDNLGGDGQMASDLTGEFLRAFVSSLPTGKQTSSAANTLPDLVHIAVRSDRPVSFAAAFEAPVRPENGLAVPSRRQLSHYAERLERLWGTSGVVRHGYASIEDKPLTGLGEAYDSFGELINDSVAATRSPA